Proteins encoded in a region of the Ziziphus jujuba cultivar Dongzao chromosome 3, ASM3175591v1 genome:
- the LOC107435971 gene encoding uncharacterized protein LOC107435971, which yields MPSVAIPTISVPEKAEKKNEKFEEDNQQNIGASSIPRPRAVLSSPNNDVVIGNKNRVKTERPSVLKNRKTIQNRDALCKVIPSRTAENSMNMKKSKEVPDESNLKGKKASAVTVPSQRRNPRTGKPSSIRI from the exons ATGCCGAGTGTAGCTATACCAACAATTTCTGTACCTGAAA AAGCAGAGAAGAAAAACGAGAAATTTGAAGAggataatcaacaaaatattgGAGCGAGTTCGATACCTCGGCCACGGGCTGTATTATCAAGTCCGA ATAATGATGTAGTTATTGGGAATAAAAACAGAGTCAAAACAGAAAGGCCATCGGTTTTGAAAAATCGTAAGACAATTCAAAATAGGGATGCACTATGTAAGGTTATCCCAAGCCGGACAGCAGAAAATTCTATGAACATGAAAAAGTCCAAGGAGGTTCCGGATGAGAGCAATCTTAAAGGCAAAAAAGCATCAGCAGTAACAGTTCCGAGTCAGAGACGAAATCCTAGAACCGGGAAACCAAGCTCTATTAGAATTTGA